A window of Piliocolobus tephrosceles isolate RC106 chromosome 13, ASM277652v3, whole genome shotgun sequence contains these coding sequences:
- the TAGLN gene encoding transgelin: MANKGPSYGMSREVQSKIEKKYDEELEERLVEWIIVQCGPDVGRPDRGRLGFQVWLKNGVILSKLVNSLYPDGSKPVKVPENPPSMVFKQMEQVAQFLKAAEDYGVIKTDMFQTVDLFEGKDMAAVQRTLMALGSLAVTKNDGHYRGDPNWFMKKAQEHKREFTESQLQEGKHVIGLQMGTNRGASQAGMTGYGRPRQIIS; this comes from the exons ATGGCCAACAAGGGTCCTTCCTATGGCATGAGCCGCGAAGTGCAGTCCAAAATCGAGAAGAAGTACGACGAGGAGCTGGAGGAGCGGCTGGTGGAGTGGATCATAGTGCAGTGTGGCCCTGATGTGGGCCGCCCAGACCGTGGGCGCTTGGGCTTCCAGGTCTGGCTGAAGAATGGCGTG ATTCTGAGCAAGCTGGTGAACAGCCTGTACCCCGATGGCTCCAAGCCGGTGAAGGTGCCCGAGAACCCGCCCTCCATGGTCTTCAAGCAGATGGAGCAGGTGGCTCAGTTCCTGAAGGCGGCTGAGGACTATGGGGTGATCAAGACTGACATGTTCCAGACTGTTGATCTCTTTGAAG GCAAAGACATGGCAGCAGTGCAGAGGACCCTGATGGCTTTGGGCAGCTTGGCAGTCACCAAGAATGATGGGCACTACCGCGGAGATCCCAACTGGTTTATGAA GAAAGCACAGGAGCATAAGAGGGAATTCACAGAGAGCCAGCTGCAGGAGGGAAAGCATGTCATTGGCCTTCAGATGGGCACCAACAGAGGGGCCTCCCAGGCCGGCATGACAGGCTACGGACGACCTCGGCAGATCATCAGTTAG